In the genome of Aphidius gifuensis isolate YNYX2018 linkage group LG6, ASM1490517v1, whole genome shotgun sequence, the window agcagtagctaaggaaaagatgtgactaaggaaaagatgtagctaaggaattaaggctGCCAAAGGATTATAATTTAAGGGAtgatgttgcttaaaatacaattctttggcaacctcaattccctagctacatcttttccttagctactgcttttcctaggacatttttatttcttttataaataaaatacataaaaatttatttttgaagtgaaacttctttagaatgggcagtaaaaaaaaaaaaaacaaaagatggatgcaacgaaagtaacggtatgaaggtaagtaattttaaattattttttatcttgttttatttatttattcccttgacaacgatacgaaaaaatttgtttaaaatttgtttcaaacttttagtttcatgaaagattcaagagacaaaggtgaatattaaggttaaaacttttattatatacaatatataatttattatgttatttttgatcaaataatgagtattcaaaattaatctgttaaataaacaaataatacacaagataatagttattcaagtgcttgacataatacgacagcaacatcataatcacaataccaaacaacaataaataatatgtggatgaaatgtggtaccacgtgaacgtaaagatagcaAAGATGGtaatttagattgtataggatttcaagagacaattaatgacattggaatattattagaaacatgtgataaatgtactggtattcctaaatcagtaaaattcaaaataggaccaggtgctataccaatgtctggtaattttcatgagacttgtactggtagttctaataatattttaaatcaaataatgagtatttaaaatgaatctgtcgaataattcaataatactattattcaagtgcttgtgctTGTTATGATCGTGCTTGCCATGATCGTAATGAATTCAAGGtcttgaatgaatttgttaaggACAAAGAAATGgaacagatgattaaatattgaatcattcaatgaaacaacaacaacaggagtaaataataatttaataaatgatgtaccgagtggaaatcaaaataacaataacaatattgatcatatataaacagcagcaatcataatagaacaaatacatggtggtggtggtgatctATCGagttcatcatcttcatcaggTACATCATTACTTGttcttttaatgataaaaaaaatctcaatttatatttaatgattcctatttaataatattataggAAGTGAAACTGAAAGCTGTAGCtcgtataaaaaattgaaaacatcAGCTGTAATACATAAAGTTCCTAAGGAACTAGTTGAAAACAATCAATCTATTATGAATTTGCCAcacacagagaaggatatgttaacagttaacatatcctgtttaatgttaacatatgccatgttaaaatggATGGTggtttacatcaaagatatatatattaacattaaacatacgtatcttaatagttaatatgcgtatgttaactattaagatatctgtaattgacacaatttgaaggttaggctgatagctgaagacatttacgtatgtaaatatgaaaattgaatgtaaaattaagaatgaatttacaaaaaaactaaatttaaataaatttatgacaacacgagtacatattatattatattacaattagaatagtatcacaatataatgtcaaaaaaaaagattacaagaagtagactggcgcatcaaaatatttggccgcgtaaagatacgtatgttaactataaacatacgtatgttaacagttaagatatctatgtttattgttaatatatatatatcttaacattaaacttttgtatgtttaatgtaaacatattggtatgttaactgttaacttatccttctctgagtgcaGTAATTAATGAAGAGGAATTACAAAATTCTAATTTTGGCGACGAATTAGATATGAACAATAATGAATTCTCATCATATAAGGCAAAGATAAGCCACTCAGTGAGGAATGTAAATAAACCcactaaaaataatgatttgtcaagtaactatttttattttttttggcataatattaaatagaaaataatgaaatcaaatatttatttatttatgaatgtaatacaaattatttgaaCAGTTCTACTAGAAACACCAGAGAGAGCTGATTTGGTAAATACCAATTTTAGTGATGGATGTACACCCAAGTAGTCTAGGTATGTAATAAtacatctattttttatactatcaGCTAATAATTAAACTTCGATTTCAGATAATCTGTATACAGTTGTAGCAAAACTGGTACGTGCAGTTGAAGAAAATACGaaacttttaaattctttCATGAGCTgccaagatgaaaaaaaaaaaagtaccatGACTAAAGAAAAGCTCAGTGAAAAATACCATTTGCATTTTCCCATCAGTAATTTAGTAAACTTTAAAGAAATGAATGATcttattacaaaaaatgattCCTTCAAAAAAGATATGGTAAGTTTTATAAAtgcattttatatttgtcCATCATaatcatgtttatttttgcAGTGCCAAGTATTGCTGCAAtatactgagaaaaaaaactatatcatCTCACTATCTCTCGTGACAATGCTCAAAGCATTTTTAACAAGAGAGCTGACAATGAACTATGTTGCTCAAAGAGAATCAAATGGCAAATTTGCTATGAATCATACtccattttatatttgtttaaaaggTAAGACTTTTTCATTCAAAACTAAACATATAAATGCATGCATACATACAacttttatgattttaatttttccaatttattaCAGAAGTTATTATTGATGAGCGTTCATCTGTTCAGATGACAACTtctgaaaatgaaatattgtGTGCATTGGGATCTGTTCTAACTAATGCTATAAATTGGCCTTCATTGATTGGAAAGAAAATTTCCAAAAGTAAATCAGCGACAATTTATAAgtggtttttcttttaaataaaagaaattactGTAAATTTTGAGTattgtcattgaaaaaaataaaaaaaatctgaatattattattattattattattattatttgaagaaaaatttaaaaaggcCATAAAGTAGCTAGTACTAACAAAAATCTCGGTAGCTTGAAACTCAGAATCACCTGATAAACGTCTGGTTATGAAATCTAACAAAACTAGCTATAAACCTGAAAAAACTCGTTCCCATATGCCGGGTTAAATGTCTAGTTATCTATCTCATAACCACCTAAAAAATAGTTTGACACTAGCGAAAATAGCGTGTTATTGGCTACTTACCAGACAGAAATTCTACCAGGCTccaaaaaaagctttgaaaaacTTTATTGCCTTccttttaaatatgaatattgttttcgttaattaacggttaaaatatgtctaagcaataaaaataacaatggccctagccggagtattaaaaatttttaattttcaatgggTGACGCTGGCCACATGCCCCAACAAAtgttaccaggtcttttttttaattcaaatattgaagagatagctactaaattaaaatcaaatccattataatttgtattgattttatgtatatttttaaggctgtaacatgtcagattacgaggctgcaattgactcaatattcaaaaatattgaaagcTTAAGTCATCTAAAGTTGATATATCGGGAAAATATTAGAAGATATCCCAACaaaaatcctgaagataaAAGAGTAGGGCTGGCACGATACGATACCGAGACGATATTTGGCCAAGTATCGTCTCGGTAtcgaaaaattctaaaattttaaatatcgtCTCGGTATCGTCTCGGTATCGTTAAACGCAATATCGTCTTGTCTCGGTATCGGGAAAgtatcgacaaaaaaaatttttttaagtctcGTCTCGGTATCGTCTCGGTATCAGGTATACATAgggtaaaaattcaatgtattaaaaaaaaaattatatttccaaAAACATTGATTTTCAAAagattaattgaaaatgaaatgtataaggaaataaatataaataaatataaataaagtataaaaaataaaaatattaatttatatataattattattccgtaaaaaataaataagtaatatttatttcttttaaatttcaatatgatTCGAATgagtttcaattttatttataacacttACGTATAATCTATGTTTGAAagttgagatattttttttttttatgacatcaatcatattttatttattgttttgtctAATAGTATCAACAGTTAACGAGTAACCATACGTCACATTCACATAGCTcgaagtataaaaaaatactacaaCGCATCGCTTTGCTAACATAAAcattggttattttttattttattttttaaattttatttatctcattccaatttattatcataaatttgatattttattttgtttttaactgGGTATATTGTATACAAACTTATGGCAAGCAGCGCCGATGATGAGAAAGTTGTATGTACAAACCCGCTAGCCCGGACAAGcccaaatcaaaattaaaaaataattataccgatACTGCCGATACCACCGAGACTCTCGGTGAATATTAGTCAATAATCCTAGGTATCGTCTCGGTATCGTCTCGGTGTTAGTCAACGCGATATCGTCTCGGTATCGTCTCGAAAACCGAGACGATACGAGACGATACCGATACTGGTATCGATCTCGAGTCCAGCCCTATAAAAGAGCAACTGAAATAACtcagtatttcatgaatatatacataaaatagaatgaatgtatacataaaatagtaatagaagTGTTCGGCTGACTAGtggttcaataaataaatatttatataaaatcatattctgtgttaagtttttaaattagaatttcatttacataaaaccttaatattataactaatcaataaatttaaaaatttctatcataattgttaatgactgAATGAACATCGGAACATCATGTTCACTCGGAATGAGAGCGAAAAAGAcaactagtcaaaaatatatgaatgcaacgagagatctttcaattactatttattagaattactaaagaagtttcacttctttgtgcgtacaataacacacatcttttttttaaaatacaaatgtccgaggaaaagcagtagctaaggaattaatgtgactcgggaattatttccttgaaacataattctttggcaacctcaattcctcagctacatcttttccttagctactgctttttcttgtacatttgtattttaaaaaaatgaatttacatgtattttatctataaaataaataaaaaatgtccaaggaaaagcagtagctaaggaaatgatgtagctaaggaattaatgtggctagggaattgaggttgccaaagaattatgtttcaaggaaataat includes:
- the LOC122859536 gene encoding uncharacterized protein LOC122859536 isoform X1 yields the protein MDVHPSSLDNLYTVVAKLVRAVEENTKLLNSFMSCQDEKKKSTMTKEKLSEKYHLHFPISNLVNFKEMNDLITKNDSFKKDMCQVLLQYTEKKNYIISLSLVTMLKAFLTRELTMNYVAQRESNGKFAMNHTPFYICLKEVIIDERSSVQMTTSENEILCALGSVLTNAINWPSLIGKKISKSKSATIYKWFFF
- the LOC122859536 gene encoding uncharacterized protein LOC122859536 isoform X2 encodes the protein MDVHPSSLVVAKLVRAVEENTKLLNSFMSCQDEKKKSTMTKEKLSEKYHLHFPISNLVNFKEMNDLITKNDSFKKDMCQVLLQYTEKKNYIISLSLVTMLKAFLTRELTMNYVAQRESNGKFAMNHTPFYICLKEVIIDERSSVQMTTSENEILCALGSVLTNAINWPSLIGKKISKSKSATIYKWFFF